The proteins below are encoded in one region of Carettochelys insculpta isolate YL-2023 chromosome 32, ASM3395843v1, whole genome shotgun sequence:
- the LOC142004660 gene encoding olfactory receptor 10D3-like, with the protein MVTHFILLGIPNTDGLQTILFFTFLIFYLCTLMGNLLILSAIIADSCLHTPMYFFLCNLAVVDLAFSSVSIPKLLANLWAKNRIISLGGCMSQVFFFHLLGSTECLLYTVMAYDRYVAICHPLRYLIIMNWRVCALLAASTWISSSFHATILTSLTFTLPYCGSNVVDYFFCDIFPVAKLACADTYIIETVTFTNTGMVPVTCFILILASYVRIVYSVVKMNSAEGRRKAASTCASHLAVVTLFFGPSALIYTQPELNMVMVTAVELFGSVVTPMLNPVIYTLRNKEVKDALRTLRGRPMAAR; encoded by the coding sequence ATGGTGACTCATTTCATCCTCTTAGGGATCCCCAACACCGATGGCCTCCAAACCATCCTCTTCTTCACCTTCTTAATCTTCTACCTCTGCACCCTGATGGGCAACCTGCTCATCTTATCAGCCATCATTGCCGACTCCTGcctgcacacccccatgtacttcttcctctgCAACCTCGCTGTTGTGGACCTTGCATTCTCTTCTGTCAGTATCCCAAAGTTGCTGGCCAACCTCTGGGCCAAGAACAGAATCATCTCGCTGGGCGGGTGCATGTCCCAGGTCTTCTTCTTCCACTTGTTGGGCAGCACTGAGTGCCTGCTCTACACCGTCATGGCTTACGACCGatacgtggccatctgccacccGCTGCGCTACCTCATCATCATGAACTGGAGGGTGTGCGCCCTCCTGGCAGCCAGCACCTGGATCTCCAGCTCCTTCCATGCCACCATCCTCACCAGCCTGACCTTCACGCTGCCCTACTGTGGCTCCAACGTGGTGGACTATTTCTTCTGTGACATCTTCCCGGTGGCCAAGCTGGCCTGTGCAGACACGTACATCATTGAGACCGTGACCTTCACCAACACGGGCATGGTGCCTGTGACCTGCTTCATCCTCATTCTCGCATCCTACGTCAGGATCGTCTACTCCGTGGTGAAGATGAATTCAGCTGAAGGGCGGCGCAAGGCGGCCTCCACCTGCGCCTCCCACCTGGCGGTGGTGACGCTGTTCTTCGGGCCCAGCGCCCTGATCTACACTCAGCCGGAGCTTAACATGGTGATGGTGacggctgtggagctctttggcTCTGTGGTCACGCCCATGCTGAACCCGGTCATCTACACGCTGCGGAACAAGGAGGTGAAAGATGCCCTGAGAACACTGCGAGGGCGTCCGATGGCTGCACGTTGA
- the LOC142004538 gene encoding putative olfactory receptor 10D4, with the protein MGLVNRTVVTHFILLGIPNTDGLQTILFFTFLIFYLCTLMGNLLIFSAVVADSRLHTPMYFFLCNLAVLDFGFSSISLPKLLANLWAKNRIISLGGCMSQVFFYHFLASSECLLYTVMAYDRYVAICHPLRYCIIMNRRVCFLLAAGSWITSSFHATILTSLTFTLPYCGSNVVDYFFCDIFPVAKLACADTYVLETVTFINTGVVPMTCFSLILLSYVRIVYSVVKMNSAEGRHKAASTCASHLVLVILFFGPCALAYTQPELSTAMVTGIQLFGYLVTPLLNPVIYTLRNKDVKDALRKLRGVRHWQSDVRQLQA; encoded by the coding sequence ATGGGGCTGGTCAACCGCACGGTGGTGACCCATTTCATCCTCTTAGGGATCCCCAACACCGATGGCCTCCAAACCATCCTCTTCTTCACCTTCTTAATCTTCTACCTCTGCACCCTGATGGGTAACCTGCTCATCTTCTCAGCCGTCGTTGCCGACTCCCGcctgcacacccccatgtacttcttcctctgCAACCTCGCCGTGCTGGACTTTGGATTCTCTTCCATTAGCCTCCCAAAATTGCTGGCCAACCTCTGGGCCAAGAATAGAATTATCTCGCTGGGAGGATGCATGTCCCAGGTCTTCTTCTACCACTTCTTAGCCAGCTCCGAGTGCCTGCTCTACACTGTCATGGCTTACGACCggtacgtggccatctgccacccGCTGCGTTACTGCATCATTATGAACCGGAGGGTGTGCTTCCTCctagctgctggcagctggatcACCAGCTCCTTCCATGCCACCATCCTCACCAGCCTGACCTTCACGCTGCCCTACTGCGGCTCCAACGTGGTGGACTATTTCTTCTGTGACATCTTCCCGGTGGCCAAGCTGGCCTGTGCAGACACCTATGTCCTTGAGACTGTGACCTTCATCAACACCGGCGTGGTGCCGATGACCTGCTTCTCCCTCATTCTCTTGTCCTACGTCCGCATTGTCTACTCCGTGGTGAAGATGAACTCGGCCGAAGGGCGGCACAAAGCGGCCTCCACCTGCGCCTCCCACCTGGTGTTGGTGATACTGTTTTTTGGGCCTTGTGCCCTGGCTTACACTCAGCCGGAGCTGAGCACAGCGATGGTGACAGGAATTCAGCTCTTTGGCTACCTGGTGACGCCCTTGCTGAACCCCGTCATCTACACTCTGCGGAACAAGGACGTGAAAGATGCTCTGAGAAAACTCAGAGGGGTCAGACACTGGCAGAGTGATGTACGGCAGCTGCAGGCTTAG
- the LOC142004537 gene encoding putative olfactory receptor 10D4, whose protein sequence is MGLVNHTMVTHFILLGIPNTDGLQTILFFTFLIFYLCTLMGNLLIFSAIVADSRLHTPMYFFLCNLAIVDLGFSSVSLPKLLAILWAKNRTIGLGGCMSQVFFYHFLGSTECLLCTVMAYDRYVAICHPLRYLLIMNRRVCALLAAGTWITSSFHATILTSLTFTLPYCGSNVVDYFFCDIFPVAKLACADTYIIETVTFTNTGLVPMTCFLLILLSYIRIVYSVVKMNSAEGRRKAASTCSSHLVVVMLFFGPCGLVYTQPELSTVMVTAVQLFGYVVTPLLNPVIYTLRNKEVKAALRKLRGGQTLAE, encoded by the coding sequence ATGGGGCTGGTCAACCACACGATGGTGACTCATTTCATCCTGCTGGGGATCCCCAACACTGATGGCCTCCAAACCATCCTCTTCTTCACCTTCTTAATCTTCTACCTCTGCACCCTGATGGGCAACCTGCTCATCTTCTCAGCCATCGTTGCCGACTCCCGcctgcacacccccatgtacttcttcctctgCAACCTCGCCATTGTAGACCTCGGATTCTCTTCCGTCAGCCTCCCGAAATTGCTGGCCATCCTCTGGGCCAAGAACAGAACCATCGGGCTGGGCGGGTGCATGTCCCAGGTCTTCTTTTACCACTTCCTAGGCAGCACCGAGTGCCTGCTCTGCACTGTCATGGCTTACGACCggtacgtggccatctgccacccGCTGCGCTACCTGCTCATCATGAACCGGAGGGTGTGCGCCCTCCTGGCCGCCGGCACCTGGATCACCAGCTCCTTCCATGCCACCATCCTCACCAGCCTGACCTTCACGCTGCCCTACTGTGGCTCCAACGTGGTGGACTATTTCTTCTGTGACATCTTCCCGGTAGCCAAGCTGGCCTGTGCAGACACGTACATCATTGAGACTGTGACCTTCACCAACACTGGGTTGGTGCCCATGACCTGCTTCCTCCTCATTCTCTTGTCCTACATCCGCATCGTCTACTCCGTGGTGAAGATGAACTCGGCCGAAGGGCGGCGCAAAGCggcctccacctgctcctcccacctggtGGTGGTGATGCTGTTCTTTGGGCCatgtggcctggtctacactcagCCGGAGCTGAGCACAGTGATGGTGACGGCTGTGCAGCTCTTTGGCTACGTGGTGACACCCTTGCTGAACCCCGTCATCTACACGCTGCGGAACAAGGAGGTGAAAGCAGCTCTGAGAAAACTCAGAGGGGGTCAGACGCTGGCAGAGTGA
- the LOC142004540 gene encoding olfactory receptor 10G6-like, protein MECGNQSQLTHFVLVGLPHPPELRVPLFLFFSLVYLLTLCGNLLNLLAVVRDRRLHKPMYWFLCHLSFLDMVVSSVLVPKVAAGFLPGGGAISFEGCVAQIFLFPFLGSTECFLYTVMAYDRFLAICKPLRYGIIMNHRTCLCLAAGTWLGRALNSTMQTVLTFRLPYGPGNRVESIFCDIPAVLKLACANTALNELVIALDVGFLALTCFLLILTSYVYIVSAILRIRSAEGRRRAFSTCGAHTTVVVTYYVPLFIIYLRAGSKDTLDGVVAVFYTTVTPLLNPLIYTLRNKEIKEALVRLGRRLAEA, encoded by the coding sequence ATGGAGTGCGGGAACCAATCCCAGCTCACCCATTTCGTCCTGGTGGGGCTTCCACACCCCCCAGAGCTGCGGGTGCCCTTGTTCCTCTTCTTCTCCCTCGTCTACCTGTTGACACTCTGCGGGAACCTGCTCAACCTGCTGGCGGTGGTCCGGGATCGCCGGCTGCACAAGCCCATGTACTGGTTCCTCTGCCACTTGTCCTTCCTGGACATGGTGGTTTCTTCCGTGCTGGTGCCCAAGGTGGCTGCTGGCTTCCTGCCGGGAGGTGGGGCCATCTCCTTTGAGGGCTGCGTGGCTCAGatcttcctcttccccttcctgggCTCCACCGAGTGCTTCCTGTACACggtcatggcctacgaccgcttcCTGGCCATCTGCAAGCCCCTGCGCTACGGCATCATCATGAACCACAGAACCTGCCTGTGCCTGGCCGCGGGGACCTGGCTAGGGCGTGCCCTGAACTCCACCATGCAGACTGTGCTCACCTTCCGGCTGCCCTACGGCCCTGGCAACCGGGTGGAGTCCATCTTCTGTGACATTCCAGCTGTGCTGAAGCTGGCCTGTGCAAACACAGCCCTCAATGAGCTGGTGATAGCCCTCGACGTGGGCTTCCTCGCCTTGACCTGCTTCCTGCTGATCCTGACGTCCTACGTCTACATCGTCTCTGCCATCCTGAGGATCCGCTCCGCCGAGGGCAGGCGCCGGGCCTTCTCCACCTGCGGGGCACATACCACTGTGGTGGTCACCTACTACGTGCCCCTGTTCATCATCTACCTCAGGGCGGGGTCCAAGGATACTTTGGACGGCGTGGTGGCTGTGTTCTACACCACGGTGACCCCGCTCCTGAACCCCCTCATCTACACCCTGAGGAACAAGGAGATTAAAGAAGCCCTCGTAagactggggaggaggctggctgaggcCTGA
- the LOC142004539 gene encoding olfactory receptor 10G6-like, with the protein MECGNHSQLTHFVLVGLPYPPQLLVPLFLFFLLVYLLTLCGNLLILLAVVWDRRLHKPMYWFLCHLSFLDMAVSSVVVPKVVATFLPGGGDVSFQGCAAQLFFFHFLGCTECFLYTVMAYDRFLAICKPLRYGVIMNRTACLCLAAGTWLGGALHSLLETTLTFRLPYGQDNRVGYIFCDIPAVLKLACGDTALNEMVTLVDVGFVAMTCFLLILMSYVYIVSTILRIRSAEGRRRAFSTCAAHVIVVVTYYVPLVFIYLRPGSQHPVDKVVAVFYTTVTPLLNPLIYTLRNKEMKNALMKLGGRRWLGSEP; encoded by the coding sequence ATGGAGTGCGGGAACCACTCCCAGCTGACCCATTTCGTCCTGGTGGGGCTCCCGTACCCCCCACAGCTGCTGGTGCCCttgttcctcttcttcctcctcgtCTACCTGTTGACACTCTGCGGGAACCTGCTCATCCTGCTGGCGGTGGTCTGGGATCGCCGGCTGCACAAGCCCATGTACTGGTTCCTCTGCCACTTGTCCTTCCTGGACATGGCGGTCTCCTCTGTGGTGGTGCCCAAGGTGGTGGCCACATTTCTGCCAGGCGGCGGGGACGTCTCCTTCCAGGGCTGTGCGGCTCAGCTCTTCTTCTTCCACTTCCTGGGCTGCACCGAGTGCTTCCTGTACACggtcatggcctacgaccgcttcCTGGCCATCTGCAAGCCCCTGCGCTACGGCGTCATTATGAACCGCACAGCCTGCCTGTGCCTGGCCGCGGGGACCTGGCTAGGGGGTGCCCTGCACTCGCTGCTAGAAACCACACTCACTTTCCGGCTGCCCTACGGCCAGGACAACCGGGTAGGCTACATCTTCTGCGATATCCCGGCTGTGCTGAAGCTGGCCTGCGGGGACACGGCGCTCAATGAGATGGTGACGTTAGTTGATGTGGGATTCGTGGCCATGACCTGCTTCCTGCTGATCCTGATGTCCTACGTCTACATCGTCTCCACCATCCTGAGGATCCGCTCCGCCGAGGGCAGGCGCCGGGCCTTCTCCACCTGCGCGGCTCACGTCATAGTGGTGGTGACCTACTATGTGCCCTTGGTCTTCATCTACCTGAGGCCAGGGTCCCAGCACCCGGTGGATAAGGTGGTGGCTGTGTTCTACACCACGGTGACCCCGCTCCTGAACCCCCTCATCTACACACTGAGGAACAAGGAGATGAAAAATGCCCTGATGAAACTagggggcaggagatggctggggTCTGAGCCATGA